Part of the Oncorhynchus mykiss isolate Arlee chromosome 12, USDA_OmykA_1.1, whole genome shotgun sequence genome, AATACTCTCTTCCCAGCCCCCAACCCCCATCCAAAACTCTAAACCACTGAGCTAAGCCATTACCTGATGTGCCCTGCATATAAGGTCCATGTCGTGTTTGTGCAGAAATTTGGCCACCACGTCTGCCCCGAATGTGAAAGAGACCCCGCGGTCATTCTCGCCCCAGCCCAGGACATCTTTGTCTGGGTCGGCCCAAAGCAGGTCACACAGCAGGCCCTGGTCAGGCACATCTGTGGGTCGCATCACTCTGCGCACCTGCTCCATGGactggaggtctggagagagGCCTGGACAGAGCATAGCACACAGAAACATTACATCACCATACAAATGAATGCTGACTGCCATGATACTGTCTTCTACCACCAAGAACAGGAAGTTCTGAAATCACACCTTGATAACTACCACCTCTTAtcaaatgtataatgtatacaCTTGAGTCATCTTCCACTACAAACACTTAAGGGGAGTGGTTAATCCAAACAATCATGGGGCCACCAAGTGCTTATTGATAAGGCCCACAGGGGaaagacccacacacacagatcatGCAAGCATACACCACCCACCTCCATGGCAGCAGAAGATCTTCTCATCTACAATGGCAGCCACGGGTAAACAGTTGAAGCAGTCTGTGAACGTCTTCCACAGCTTGATGTTATACCGTCTCTTACCTAAAGAGGAGCAAGGGGCATTACTAAATGGTTaatactctgtgtgtgttccGGTCTCCTGTTGTTAAGCATGTGTTCCAGCTTCTCGTCTCGGCACTTACACTCGTCATAAAAGCCATAGATACGGTTAATGGAGGCACACTCGTGGTTGCCGCGCAGCAAGAAGAAGTTCTCTGGGTATTTGACCTTGTAGGCCAGAAGCAAGCAGATGGTCTCCAGGGACTGCTTCCCCCGGTCCACGTAGTCCCCTAGGAACAGGTAGTTGCTCTCCGGGGGGAAACCTCCGTACTCAAACAGCCGCAGCAGGTCGTAGTACTGACCATGGACGTCACCTGCAGGGGGCAGCACAGAGGTGGCCAGTCAGTCACTACCACACCCTCCCCGACTACATTAGATCTATGTGTGTATACAGGCCGTTGGACTGAGATAGCAAAGGCAATTAGAGATTAGAATTCTACAGTAAATCAGACAATCAGTCGTGTTATGAAACCTTGGAGCTTTCACTATCAGTTGTGTCAGGGAGGCGCAGCTGCTTTGCTACACTGACATTAATTACTATGAAACCAATTTCAGCCATCATAACTTATCCAATATGACTCACCGCAGATCTTGAGTGGTGCCTCAAGCTCGAGCAGGATTGGCTGGCTGAGGAAGATTTCGCGAGACTTGAGGCAAAGGCCACGGATCTCGTTCTCTGTCAGCTGAACGTTCTTGCCTGGCCGAGAGCCCTTAactggaagggagagaaagacagagcaaaCAGAGTGAGGACTGACGTTGCGCTTGTTGGAACAAACATGCTAGGCCAAGACCATGGAAACAACACATACACAAATAGCACAGCCACAGATCTAACACACAGCGCACCAGAGCAGAGAAACCAATCAATATCACGGGCCCCGCTGACAGCACAACCCTGAGCATACTGCAGAGCCAAGGTGAATCTGCTCACACAGCATAAGCCAGGAGGATGAACTATTTGATGTGAGAATCTCAAGGTTACAGAGCGTGAAACCTAAATGAAAAGGGTGTTGGGGTCTTTGTTTCTGAGCACTCAAGACTAGGGGATGATGATGGCAGTGTTGAACTGAGTACCAGCAGAAGGTACAGGCCTGGCTATGTGTCTGAACAAATGTGTGCAGTGTGCACCCAGCCCCAGAAGCACGTATGAACACACCACCTGCCTGTCTGCTGATGTAACCAGGACAGAGAGGCTGCAATGGAAAGGGGCATAAGCAGCGAATCTCACACTGTACGACTCAAACAAGGATCAAATACACAGCCCTTCAAATCAAAGTAGGCCTAAATCACAATTAAATAAACATATCATTTATGGCCAACTTCAGAGCTCTCTGGTTACAAGTACACCGCATGCAGTCTGGTAGCATAGAGCCTGTGAACTGACAGCAAACGTTGCTAGGCCGCCTCTGACCACACGGCAGAGCTAAGCAGGCTGGTCTGAGATGTGGTCATCTCACAAGGGACACATGCACAGTGCTGAGCTGAGCATCTTCCTGAGGCAGGCTGTCCCCTAACTCTGCTCTGGATCTCAAGAATCTTACGTGTTTGTTGAGTACAGTAGCTAGTTATGACATTCACACATATTCTACCAGGAAAAGGAAAACCCACCCTGTGGCTGTGTAAGTGTTACATGTGTGTTACATGTTCATCAAGCAGAGGTGCAAATCCACAGTGTAACTGATATGAGTGTTCAATGATCAACACAGACAGGTGATCAGCTCTACTGGAGCCACAAATTGGTAAAATGTTTAATGTTATCGCACCATTGTAGCCCTGGAGCAGCAAATACTCTTAAGTATGTTGGCATGATTTGCAGGGCAGCTTGAGGCTTTTGTGGCGCTGCAGGTCAAGTACAGGTTTAATATGATCAGCTGGATGAGGCTCCTACTTCAATCTCAATACTCCTTCCAAACTAGAACCTTCACTATAGCTGCAAGGGATCACTACAACAGCACATCTAGTCAAACAAATACAACAGTAGGACTGTATTATTCAGAAATCCTGTTTGCATGACAAGCTCCAGGCAAGGATATAACGGAGCATGTAGTAAGTGTATTCCAGTGACTCATGATGTATGGGGGACTTGTGCAAGAATGCGCATCAGGGTTGTTTGTGTCACATAATCAATTCCACCCCCTTTCCTGCACGTTCTGCTGTCTTCCCTAGGTGCAGGTGAAAAGTCCAATGCCAGCGCTCTATAAACCATCACAGGAGAACTAGGCAATGACAAACAAGCATCAACAGAAAACCTTCTAATATTCAACCATAGACACTTGTTGTGCTCTATCATGCACCTGGTACTGTATTTGCTGAAGATAAATGGGTTAGACACACTTAAGAGAGCAGAACAATAAAATTGCCTGAAACCCTTCAGTGACATTCTGCTTTACAAGCTGGGTGCAGACAGTGTTctttacaaaaacacacaccGGGGTTAATTGAACACTTGTCAAAACTCTAACAGCTCAAACTGAACGTTGCTGACCTTGCCAAATACCAAACTAGAGAACATGCagttatcacacaacacaatgccacagatgtctcaagttgagggagagggcaatcgactgcaggaatgtccaccagagctgttg contains:
- the ppp1caa gene encoding protein phosphatase 1, catalytic subunit, alpha isozyme a, which translates into the protein MAEPDKLNIDSIIQRLLEVKGSRPGKNVQLTENEIRGLCLKSREIFLSQPILLELEAPLKICGDVHGQYYDLLRLFEYGGFPPESNYLFLGDYVDRGKQSLETICLLLAYKVKYPENFFLLRGNHECASINRIYGFYDECKRRYNIKLWKTFTDCFNCLPVAAIVDEKIFCCHGGLSPDLQSMEQVRRVMRPTDVPDQGLLCDLLWADPDKDVLGWGENDRGVSFTFGADVVAKFLHKHDMDLICRAHQVVEDGYEFFAKRQLVTLFSAPNYCGEFDNAGAMMSVDETLMCSFQILKPADKKLYSYGGGGGMGSGRPVTPPRNSAKGGKAKK